Genomic segment of Syntrophus gentianae:
AAGCCCCTCCATGGCCGCCCGGACATCGGCAATCACATTGTAAATGATATCGTAGAGTTTGATGTCAACGCCTTCCGTCTCCGCCAGTTCTACCACCCGGGCATCAGGGCGGACATTGAAGCCGAGGATGATGGCATTGGACGCCGACGCCAGCATGACATCCGTTTCCGTGATCGCGCCGGTGGAACCATGAATCACCTTCAGCTTGATATCTTCGGTGCTCAGTTTGGTCAGGGCGTCCGCCAGGGCTTCGAGCGATCCCTGCACATCCGCCCGGAGGATGACGTTCAGCTCCTTCACGCCTTCCTTCATCTTTTCATACAACTGCTCCAGGGTGATCTTCGAGGTCGCGGAAAGCTCCCTTTCCCGCTCTTTCCGCATCCAGTATTCCCCGATGCTGCGGGCCTTCTTTTCATCCTCTACGGCATTGAATTCCGCACTGGCCTGGGGGACCCGGGAAAAACCGATCACCTCGACGGGAGTGGCCGGTCCGGCCTCCTTGATCCGCCGTCCCTGGTCATCATTCAGGGCCCGGACACGTCCGTACTCCGTTTTGCTGACGAAGGCATCCCCCTCGTGAAGGGTTCCTTCCTGGATCAGAACCGTGGCCACCGGGCCGCGTCCGCGGTCCAGCCGGGCCTCGATCACCACCCCTCGGGCCGGCCGATCCGGATCGGCCTTCAGCTCCAGGATATCCGCCTGGAGCAGGATAAGCTCCAGTAGCTCCTCGATGCCGATTTTCTGTTTCGCCGATACCTCGCTGAAGATGGTCTCTCCACCCCACTCTTCCGGAACAAGGCCGTATTCCGTCAACGCCTGCCTGATCCTTCCCGGATCGGCCTCCGGCTTGTCTATTTTATTGATGGCCACAATGATGGGCACCCCGGCAACTTTGGAGTGATTGATCGCTTCCTTGGTCTGATCCATCACCCCGTCGTCGGCCGCGACAACCAGCACCACGATATCCGTCACCTGAGCGCCTCGAGCGCGCATGGCCGTAAAGGCTTCATGTCCCGGCGTGTCGAGGAAGACGATTTCCCGCCCCTTGAGATTCACATGGTAGGCGCCGATAGCCTGGGTGATGCCCCCCGCCTCTCCCTCCGTAACCCGCGTTTTCCGGATGGCATCAAGCAGCGAGGTCTTCCCGTGATCCACGTGCCCCATGATTGTCACCACGGGCGCCCGGGGTTTGAGATTTTCGACAACGGATTCGACTTTGAACATGGACTCGTCATACTCCATCCCGGCCTGTTCCACCTGATAATCAAACTCCGTGGCAATGAGCGTCGCGGCATCAAAGTCAATCGACTGGTTGATGGTCGCCATCAATCCCATCCGCATCAGCTTGTTGATGACTTCATTCGCCTTGACCCCCATTTTCTTGGCCAGATCCCCTACGGTAATCGCCTCACCGACCCGGATTCTTCTTTTGATCGCCTTGGGAACGGTGATCTCCGTCTTCTTCATCTTGACAGGCGCCGCTTTTTTCTCTTCTTTCCAACGACCCGGTTTGGCGCCCCGTTCGACAGTTTCTTCTTCCAGGACCTTGCGGAAGTCCTTCTTTTCGGGAGCTTTACGAAGAGTGATCTTCTTTTTGGCAGGAGGCTGCTCCCGCACCGGCACTTCATCGGGAGTTTTTATTTTTTTCTTCGCCTTCTCTCCCTCAACCTTCGGGGCTTCCCTTCCTGGAGGCGCAGCCGGCCTGGGAATACCGCCAATCTCAGGTTTTTTGACCGCCTCCCGTTGCGGCGCCTGCCTTGCCGGAGCTCCGCCTCCGGAAGGAGGACGCGATAACGGCGGCCTGACTTCTCTTCTACCCGGTTGTATTTTTCCTGCCTCTCTGGCAACCGTTCCAGCCGCTTCCACCCTGACCGGCGCCTTTTCCCCTGCCGGGACAACCTTTGGCGCGACAGGAGCTTTTTCCGGTTCCGGAACAATAGGCTCTCTCTTAGCTTCTTCCTTGATTTTCTCCGGAATTTCGACCTTTTCTTCTTTGGAAATTTCAGGAACGGATGGAGCAACGGGTTCTTTCGAGGGGATCACTGGGGTTGGCAGGGGTTTTTTTACAGCCGGTGCAGGTTCCTTCTCATGAAGAACCGGCTTGGCTTCGACAACTTCAACGGGCTTCGCCTCTTCCGGAGGAGCAGGTTTCTCCGGCGCTTCAACCTGGAGCTCTTTTTCCGTCTCTACAGGGGGCATTTCGGCAATTTCTTCTTCCTGGGAAACGGGAACAGCTCTCCTTCGAATGACGGTCGTCTTGATTCGTTCCTCGACCATCTCCTTGGAACCCCGGGCGTGAAATTCCTTTGTAACGCGATCCACTTCGTTGTCTTCCAGCGTTCCCGAGTGGGACTTCACGGTGATACCGAGTTTCTCCAACCGAGAGATAAGCTCCTTATTGTCGATACCCAGCTCCCGGGCCAACTCGTAAACCCTCTTTTTTGACATGCTTGAAACCCCCAACGCTTCTATTTTTTTACTCCGCTGCCTTTTTAATGACTCTCAATTCCTCAGGATTCCCTCGGGGCTGCGACCTCTTCATCGATAATCCTGCCTGCCTCCTCAATCCAGAGCTGCACCGTTGCATCGCCTACCCCCGTAAGGGACGACAGCATCTCTCGATCTGCCGAAGCGATCATTGCCACACTCTTGATTCCCTTGTTGAAGAGCAGTTCAGCGGTCGCCTCTTCCATCTCGGAAATCTTCAGAAGGGCCGAATAACCGGGACTTTCTTTCTGGGCATCAGCCGATTCACTTTTCACGTCGATTTTCCATCCCGTCAATTTCACGGCCAGACGCACATTCTGCCCATTTTTCCCGATAGCAAGAGACAACTGATCATCCGGGACCACCACCTCCATGGCATGATTCGCCTCGTCCATGACCACGTGACCCACTTTCGCCGGTGAAAGGGCGCTGCTGACAAACTGTGAGGCATCGTCGGAATAGGGAATGATATCGATCTTTTCTCCCCGCAGTTCCTGAACAACGCTCTGGACACGTGCCCCGCGCATGCCGACGCAGGCCCCGACGGGATCGATGTCCTTGTCCTTTGTCCTTACGGCAATCTTCGCCCGTTTGCCCGGTTCCCGGGAGACATTGATGACATCAATCAATCCTTCGTCAATCTCCGGGACTTCCACTTCGAAAAGCGCTCTCAGAAAATTGGGATGCGTCCGGGAAAGAAGAATCTGCGGTCCCTTGGAAACCTTTTTTACATCATAGATGTAACTGCGGATACGGTCTCCCCGTTTGTAAGACTCCCGGTGAATCTGTTCGGATACGGGAATCACCCCTTCCGCCCTGCCCAGATTGACAATGATGCTCCCTGCTTCGAAACGCTGAACAAAACCGTTGACCAGTTCGCCCTTGCGATCTTTGTACTCATCATAGACATTGTCCCGCTCGGCGTCCTTCACCCTCTGCACGATGATCTGCTTGGCGGTCTGAACGGCAATGCGGCCGAAGGTGCTTGTGTCGATCTTCATCCCCAGACTGTCCCCCAGCTCCGCCTCCTCATCAAGATCCCGGTGGGCCATCTCAATGGAAATCTGCATATCCGGATCCGTAACCTTCTCCACCACCGTCTTAAACTGGAAGACTTCGATCTCGCCCACATCTTCGTTGTAATGAGCTTCAATATCCACGTGGGGCCCGAGTTTCTTGCGCGCTGCCGTCAGCATCGCCGTTTCAAGGGCCTCGATGATGATCCCTTTATCCAGTCCTCTATCCTTACCCATCTGTTCGATCAGACGTTTAAGTTCCGGAACCATGAAATTTTCCTCCACCTCTCTATTTAAAACGCTTTTTACGGCCACCTTTCCCGGTAGCAGAGAGCGCAACACGAACGGTTATTCATGCAAGTTTAAATTTTAATTGATCCGCCCTGACGCCTTATCAGCCGATGGACCGGCAGCGCCGCCTTTGCCGCTTGCCCCAACCGGAAGAATCTCAATCGAACCGATAGACCAGATTCGCTTTGACAACCAGATCCCTCGGGACATGGTAAAGTTTGGAAGCCACCTCGATCACCAGCATCTTCCGGCCCTCCTCTTCCCGGAACGCCACCAGCCTTCCCCGGAAATGGCGGATGCCCTCCACCTTCTCTTCCAGCCGGACGCTCACATCACACCCCTGAAAACGGATAAAATCCTTGTCCCGGACAAGGGGTCGATCCAGACCGGGCGACGACACCTCCAGGGTATACGGACCCGGAGGGAGATCATGAACATCCAGGATATCACCGAGTTGATTGCTGATCCCGGAACAATCGTCCAGGGTAACCCCGCCGTCCCGATCCATATAAATCCGAATCAGCCACCGGGTCTTCATTCGCAGACACTCGACCTGGATCAGTTCGAGGCCTTCAGACTCCAGCACCGGCTCAGCCAGATGCCAGATGTCCTCCCGAAGTTTTTTTCCATATTCACTGACCATATGTCCGATCGAAAGATGCTGCTCTAATACCAAGCTGCCTTCATTCGGCTAACTGCGTTGGCTTCGTCGTCGGCTCCTCGGCGCATCATTCATACGACTGCGTCGCCTCCTCCTTGCCGCCTTGTTATCCTTTTGAATGCAACTCGGTATGAAGGAGAGCCGCATAAAACAAAAAAGTGGGCGACAGCCCACTCTAGAAGATCCAACAACGATTTACGAAGGTTCCCAAACAACACCGCGGCAACAGACACACCTGCTTTCTCCGACATTTCACATCACCCAAAGGGAAATATAATGGAGCGGGCGATGGGACTCGAACCCACGACGTCCAGCTTGGGAAGCTGACATTCTACCGCTGAATTACGCCCGCCTAGAAAATCGAGGAAAAAGCTTGCCTATCTTATTCAAGAGGATGCTTTTGTCAAGGATTTTTTCCAGTTAATCTCAAGGAAATTGAATTTCCATGGGCGTCAAGACCCTCCAGATGGGCAAAGCGGGCTGCCTGCGGCCCGACTTCCTCAAGCGCCTCCCGGCTGAAAGAAAGGACGCTGATCCGTTTCACAAAATCATAGACTCCCAGAGCCGAGGAAAATCGGGCGGTTCCTCCCGTGGGAAGGACATGATTGGGTCCGGCGATATAGTCCCCAAGCGCCTCTGGGGTATAATGACCCAGGAAGACCGCACCGGCATGCCGAATGCCCTCCAGCAGAGTCCAGGGATCTGCCACCATCAGTTCGAGATGCTCCGGGGCGAAGCGATTGGCCACCGCCACGGCTTGCTCAAGATCCTCCGTAACCAGGATGGCTCCAAAAGCCTCGAGGGATCGCTCGGCAATCACCCGCCGGGGCAGGCGCTTCAATTGCCGCTCCACTTCCGCAGATACGGCCCGGGCCAGGGCTTCATCCGGCGTCAACAGGATGGCGCTGGCCATTTCATCATGCTCCGCCTGAGACAGGAGATCCGCGGCAATCAGGTCAGGTTGCGCCGAGCCGTCCGCAATGATCAGAATTTCACTGGGCCCGGCAATCATGTCAATGGAAACCTGGCCGAAAACCATTTTTTTTGCCGCGGCCACATAGGCGTTTCCCGGTCCGACGATCTTGTCCACCCGGGGAATCGTTTCCGTACCATAAGCCAGGGCGGCCACAGCCTGAGCGCCCCCGATCTTGAAGATGCGATCGATGCCGCACAGTTTCGCCGCCGCCGCAATCAGGGGCTGGACCTGCCCTCCCTTGGAGGGGTTGACCAGAAGAATTTCCTGAACACCGGCAATCTTTGCCGGGATAGCCGCCATGAGTACGGTGGAAGGATAGGAAGCCAATCCCCCCGGCGCGTAAATTCCCACCCGCTCTAAAGGGAGTATCCGCTGGCCGAGGGTGGCGCCGGGTTTCTCGGATACGGTCCAGCTTTCGGCAATCTGGTGACGATGAAAGGATTCGATCCGCTGCGCCGCCTGTCGCAAAATGGCCAGATCCGAGGCTTCGACCCGGGCAGCCGCCTTTTCCAGTTCGTTCTCTGAAACGGCCACGGTTTCCGCCGTCAGGACGTAGCCGTCCAGCCGCTCGGTGCATTCAAAAAGGGCCGCGTCCCCCCTCCGGGCCACATCATCGACAATCTCCTTGACCACCCTCCAGAGATCTTCATCAAAAACCCGACCCCGCCCGGTAATCCGGCGAAACAGGGCCTCAAAATCCGAATCCATTGTTTTTGCAATCTTCATGATGACCCCGATACTCTCCGAATGCCGGCGCCCAGGGCCGAAAATTTCTTTTCGATATCCTGATAGCCCCGGTCAAGGTGATACACCCGCGACAACTCCGTTGTTCCCCGGGCCGCCAGGGCAGCCAGGATCAGGGAGGCCGACGCCCGGAGATCCGTGGCCATGACCGGGGCGCCCTTCAGGGCGCTCACCCCTTTGACAATGGCGCTGTGCCCCTGAATGTGGATGTCGGCGCCCATGCGCATCAGCTCTCCCACGTGCATAAACCGATTTTCAAAGACCGTTTCCGTAATGACGCTGAGCCCCTCGGCCACGGCCATCATGGACATCATCTGCGCCTGCAGATCCGTCGGAAACCCCGGATGCGGCAGGGTCTTGATGTCCACGCTTCGAATTTTTCCATTGCCCGCGGCCCGCACTCCCCCATCGACCGGCTCGACGATCATGCCCGCATCTCTCAGCTTCTCGACAAGGGCGCAGAGATGAATCGGGTTACAGTCCATCACCCGAATGTCCCCCCCGGTAATCCCCGCCGCGATCATATAGGTGCCCGCTTCGATCCGGTCCGGAATGACTTCGGCCTCTACGGAATGGAGACGTTCCACCCCCTCGATGCGGATTTCATCCGTTCCGGCTCCGGAAATCCTGGCGCCCATTCCGTTCAGGACCTCAGCCAGATTGACGATTTCCGGCTCACGGGCCGCATTCTTCAAGAGGGTGACTCCGTCGGCCAGCGTCGCGGCCATCATGATGTTCTCCGTGCCCCCGACTGTCGGGATGTCAAAGTAAATGGGCGCTCCCTTCAGCCTTTTCGCCCTGGCCTCCACATAGCCGTCCGTCAGCGCCACCTCCGCCCCCATCTCCTGGAGGGCCTTGATATGGAGGTTGACGGGTCTGGCCCCGATGGCGCAACCGCCGGGCAGGGACACGCGGGCGATTCCGAGGCGGGCCACCAGGGGACCCAGGACCAGGATGGAGGCCCGCATCGTTTTCACAAGGTCATAGGACGCTTCAATATTCGAAATCTCGCTGGCGTTGAGGCGGACGGTTCCCGAGGTTCCTTCAATGACCACACCGAGACTCTGAAGGAGTTTTCTCGTGGTCCGGATGTCCATCAGGTCCGGTATATTGGAGAAGGTGTTCCAGCCTTCCGTCAGGAGGGACGCGGCCATGATGGGAAGCGCGGCATTCTTGGCCCCGCTGACCCGAACCTCTCCCGTCAGCGGTCTTCCCCCTTCAATGATGATTTTATCCACAGGCTTCCTCTTTTCTTCTTGCCTTCGCGACCCGCCAGCGGCCCGCATAATCCTTCCGGAACGTTACATCCCGATACAAACCGGACTGCGAGAACAGTCCCTCGACAAGTTTCTTCTGATCATGCCCGATTTCCAACAGGAGCCACCCTTCCGGCTTCAGGAAAGAGGCGGCCTGCGGAATGATTATCGCATAAAAATCCAGGCCGTCCTCCCCGGCGAGCAACGCCTCCCGGGGTTCGAAATTTCTCACTTCCCTGGATAACTGAGAATATTCCCCCGCGGCGATGTAAGGGGGATTGGAAACGATGGCATCAAAGAGACCCTTTACCGGGTCGAAGAGATTCCCCTGGAGAAATTCAATCCGGCCGGCCGGCAAATTCCGTTTGGCGTTCCCGGCGGCAACGGCAAGGGCCTCGCGGGAAAGATCCGTTGCCGTAATCCGGGCTTCGGGCAATTCGGAGGCCAGGGCGATGGCAATCGCCCCGCTCCCCGTTCCCAGATCGAGGATGTCCGGGGAAAATATTCCTTGCAGAGCCAGCGTTTTCAGTACTTCCTCCACCAGGACTTCCGTATCCGGACGTGGAATCAGGACCCGGGGATCCACGGCAAAATCGAGCGACCAGAATTCCTTATGCCCAACAAGATAGGCCACCGGTTCCCCCTCCTGCCGTCTTGCCACCCAGCGACGGAACCCTTCCGCCTCAGGAACGCTCAGGTCCCGATCGGAATGGACAAAAAGCCAGATCCGGTCTTTCTTCAGGTAAGATGCCAGCAG
This window contains:
- the rimP gene encoding ribosome maturation factor RimP — encoded protein: MVLEQHLSIGHMVSEYGKKLREDIWHLAEPVLESEGLELIQVECLRMKTRWLIRIYMDRDGGVTLDDCSGISNQLGDILDVHDLPPGPYTLEVSSPGLDRPLVRDKDFIRFQGCDVSVRLEEKVEGIRHFRGRLVAFREEEGRKMLVIEVASKLYHVPRDLVVKANLVYRFD
- the prmC gene encoding peptide chain release factor N(5)-glutamine methyltransferase — protein: MTIGQQIESAAEVFLSSGLTTPRLDAEVLLASYLKKDRIWLFVHSDRDLSVPEAEGFRRWVARRQEGEPVAYLVGHKEFWSLDFAVDPRVLIPRPDTEVLVEEVLKTLALQGIFSPDILDLGTGSGAIAIALASELPEARITATDLSREALAVAAGNAKRNLPAGRIEFLQGNLFDPVKGLFDAIVSNPPYIAAGEYSQLSREVRNFEPREALLAGEDGLDFYAIIIPQAASFLKPEGWLLLEIGHDQKKLVEGLFSQSGLYRDVTFRKDYAGRWRVAKARRKEEACG
- the nusA gene encoding transcription termination factor NusA produces the protein MVPELKRLIEQMGKDRGLDKGIIIEALETAMLTAARKKLGPHVDIEAHYNEDVGEIEVFQFKTVVEKVTDPDMQISIEMAHRDLDEEAELGDSLGMKIDTSTFGRIAVQTAKQIIVQRVKDAERDNVYDEYKDRKGELVNGFVQRFEAGSIIVNLGRAEGVIPVSEQIHRESYKRGDRIRSYIYDVKKVSKGPQILLSRTHPNFLRALFEVEVPEIDEGLIDVINVSREPGKRAKIAVRTKDKDIDPVGACVGMRGARVQSVVQELRGEKIDIIPYSDDASQFVSSALSPAKVGHVVMDEANHAMEVVVPDDQLSLAIGKNGQNVRLAVKLTGWKIDVKSESADAQKESPGYSALLKISEMEEATAELLFNKGIKSVAMIASADREMLSSLTGVGDATVQLWIEEAGRIIDEEVAAPRES
- the murA gene encoding UDP-N-acetylglucosamine 1-carboxyvinyltransferase, translated to MDKIIIEGGRPLTGEVRVSGAKNAALPIMAASLLTEGWNTFSNIPDLMDIRTTRKLLQSLGVVIEGTSGTVRLNASEISNIEASYDLVKTMRASILVLGPLVARLGIARVSLPGGCAIGARPVNLHIKALQEMGAEVALTDGYVEARAKRLKGAPIYFDIPTVGGTENIMMAATLADGVTLLKNAAREPEIVNLAEVLNGMGARISGAGTDEIRIEGVERLHSVEAEVIPDRIEAGTYMIAAGITGGDIRVMDCNPIHLCALVEKLRDAGMIVEPVDGGVRAAGNGKIRSVDIKTLPHPGFPTDLQAQMMSMMAVAEGLSVITETVFENRFMHVGELMRMGADIHIQGHSAIVKGVSALKGAPVMATDLRASASLILAALAARGTTELSRVYHLDRGYQDIEKKFSALGAGIRRVSGSS
- the infB gene encoding translation initiation factor IF-2; its protein translation is MSKKRVYELARELGIDNKELISRLEKLGITVKSHSGTLEDNEVDRVTKEFHARGSKEMVEERIKTTVIRRRAVPVSQEEEIAEMPPVETEKELQVEAPEKPAPPEEAKPVEVVEAKPVLHEKEPAPAVKKPLPTPVIPSKEPVAPSVPEISKEEKVEIPEKIKEEAKREPIVPEPEKAPVAPKVVPAGEKAPVRVEAAGTVAREAGKIQPGRREVRPPLSRPPSGGGAPARQAPQREAVKKPEIGGIPRPAAPPGREAPKVEGEKAKKKIKTPDEVPVREQPPAKKKITLRKAPEKKDFRKVLEEETVERGAKPGRWKEEKKAAPVKMKKTEITVPKAIKRRIRVGEAITVGDLAKKMGVKANEVINKLMRMGLMATINQSIDFDAATLIATEFDYQVEQAGMEYDESMFKVESVVENLKPRAPVVTIMGHVDHGKTSLLDAIRKTRVTEGEAGGITQAIGAYHVNLKGREIVFLDTPGHEAFTAMRARGAQVTDIVVLVVAADDGVMDQTKEAINHSKVAGVPIIVAINKIDKPEADPGRIRQALTEYGLVPEEWGGETIFSEVSAKQKIGIEELLELILLQADILELKADPDRPARGVVIEARLDRGRGPVATVLIQEGTLHEGDAFVSKTEYGRVRALNDDQGRRIKEAGPATPVEVIGFSRVPQASAEFNAVEDEKKARSIGEYWMRKERERELSATSKITLEQLYEKMKEGVKELNVILRADVQGSLEALADALTKLSTEDIKLKVIHGSTGAITETDVMLASASNAIILGFNVRPDARVVELAETEGVDIKLYDIIYNVIADVRAAMEGLLEPEYKEVVLGRAEVRDLFRVPKVGTVAGSFVLDGKVIRKANVKLVRDGVTVFDGKIASLRRFKDDVKEVLAGFECGIGIDGFNDLRVGDQIEAYVSEKVERKL
- the hisD gene encoding histidinol dehydrogenase, coding for MKIAKTMDSDFEALFRRITGRGRVFDEDLWRVVKEIVDDVARRGDAALFECTERLDGYVLTAETVAVSENELEKAAARVEASDLAILRQAAQRIESFHRHQIAESWTVSEKPGATLGQRILPLERVGIYAPGGLASYPSTVLMAAIPAKIAGVQEILLVNPSKGGQVQPLIAAAAKLCGIDRIFKIGGAQAVAALAYGTETIPRVDKIVGPGNAYVAAAKKMVFGQVSIDMIAGPSEILIIADGSAQPDLIAADLLSQAEHDEMASAILLTPDEALARAVSAEVERQLKRLPRRVIAERSLEAFGAILVTEDLEQAVAVANRFAPEHLELMVADPWTLLEGIRHAGAVFLGHYTPEALGDYIAGPNHVLPTGGTARFSSALGVYDFVKRISVLSFSREALEEVGPQAARFAHLEGLDAHGNSISLRLTGKNP